Proteins encoded within one genomic window of Balneolaceae bacterium:
- the gltX gene encoding glutamate--tRNA ligase, with translation MSNTVRVRFAPSPTGFLHIGGLRTALYNYLFTKHHGGKFILRIEDTDQSRYVEEAEQDIINSLKWSGIEVDEGPENPGDFGPYRQSERKEMYHKFAEQLIEEGQAYYAFDTTDELDQMRERLQKSGNPSPKYDAITRQSMKNSLTLPQEEVEKKLERGDEYVVRLKVPRRETVRFEDLIRGHVSFETKGLDDQVLLKSDGMPTYHLANVVDDHEMQISHVIRGEEWLSSTPKHVLLYNAFGWEIPQMAHLPLIMSPSGGKLSKRKAESEGIPINTKDYIEQNYEPEALINFLAYLGWSPGDDSEIHSLDELIELFTLDRVSKGGAVFNHKKLLWYNEHYLREQPDAQIAKRLKEITDDGLIDDVNVEYLEKAVGLLKERISKIDEILEMGRFFFEDPKEYDEKALKKWKDNSGELVELYKAKIEDMPEDKFEAGPLKSSLESVINAKDVGFGKLMMPLRIAITGQGFGPDLFSSMELLGKNAVIRRIDTALEKLG, from the coding sequence ATGAGTAACACTGTTCGAGTACGATTTGCACCATCACCCACCGGATTTCTTCATATTGGCGGACTCAGAACGGCACTGTACAACTATCTCTTCACCAAACATCACGGCGGCAAATTTATCCTGAGAATCGAAGACACCGATCAGAGCCGGTACGTGGAAGAGGCTGAGCAAGATATTATTAACTCCCTGAAATGGAGCGGAATTGAAGTTGACGAAGGTCCTGAAAATCCTGGAGATTTTGGTCCCTACCGGCAAAGCGAACGTAAGGAGATGTATCATAAATTTGCCGAACAACTGATTGAAGAAGGGCAAGCTTATTATGCGTTTGATACCACCGATGAGCTGGATCAAATGCGGGAGCGGCTGCAAAAATCAGGTAATCCATCACCGAAGTATGATGCGATTACTCGTCAGTCGATGAAAAACAGCCTCACTCTTCCGCAGGAAGAGGTTGAAAAAAAATTGGAGCGGGGAGATGAATATGTAGTCCGTCTTAAAGTTCCGCGACGGGAAACGGTTCGGTTTGAGGATCTGATTCGAGGTCATGTTTCCTTCGAAACCAAAGGACTCGACGACCAGGTTCTGTTAAAATCAGACGGCATGCCGACTTACCATCTTGCAAATGTGGTGGACGATCATGAAATGCAGATTTCTCATGTAATCCGCGGTGAAGAGTGGCTCAGCAGTACGCCCAAACACGTACTTCTTTACAACGCATTTGGCTGGGAAATTCCACAGATGGCACACCTCCCGTTGATTATGTCGCCCAGCGGCGGAAAACTTTCGAAACGAAAAGCAGAATCCGAAGGAATTCCGATTAACACCAAAGATTACATCGAACAGAATTATGAGCCGGAAGCATTGATCAATTTTCTCGCTTATCTGGGCTGGAGTCCCGGCGACGACAGCGAAATCCATTCCCTTGATGAATTGATTGAGCTCTTTACCCTCGACCGCGTGAGCAAAGGCGGCGCCGTATTCAATCACAAAAAACTGTTGTGGTATAACGAGCATTATCTGCGCGAACAACCGGATGCACAGATCGCTAAGCGTTTAAAAGAGATTACTGACGACGGTTTGATAGATGATGTAAATGTCGAATATCTCGAAAAAGCAGTCGGGTTGTTGAAAGAACGGATCAGCAAAATTGATGAGATTCTCGAGATGGGACGGTTCTTTTTTGAAGATCCGAAAGAGTATGACGAAAAAGCCCTCAAAAAATGGAAAGACAACAGTGGCGAACTCGTTGAACTCTACAAAGCAAAAATTGAAGATATGCCCGAAGATAAATTCGAAGCCGGCCCATTAAAATCATCCCTTGAATCTGTGATCAACGCCAAAGATGTTGGTTTCGGAAAACTGATGATGCCGCTTCGAATTGCCATCACTGGCCAGGGATTTGGCCCAGACCTTTTTTCTTCGATGGAACTGCTTGGGAAAAATGCTGTGATTCGACGTATTGATACAGCACTCGAAAAATTGGGATAG
- a CDS encoding DUF1499 domain-containing protein, whose protein sequence is MLYSRILFYLSLLAVLVFIASGYGYNWEIWSLGMAFTLLTYSAYATIGLAVIGLISIWFLRKRRAKAIVFAVLAVLLTGAVSVTALYWQQRAQSVPPIHDITTDIDNPPAFSAMVRLRADAPNPPEYAGAETAEMQRESYPEIQPLILSHNLQDVMDAAVMLVMDREWELVAINRNQGRIEATETVAWFGFKDDVVLRFTETTEGTRVDMRSKSRIGRGDVGVNAQRIEEFLEDLEESLE, encoded by the coding sequence ATGCTCTATTCAAGAATTTTGTTCTACCTGTCTTTATTAGCTGTACTTGTATTCATTGCATCGGGATATGGATATAACTGGGAAATTTGGTCGCTCGGTATGGCATTTACACTGCTTACCTACAGTGCATATGCAACAATTGGACTTGCAGTTATTGGGCTGATATCTATCTGGTTTCTTAGAAAACGCCGTGCAAAAGCGATCGTTTTTGCAGTGCTGGCCGTGCTTTTAACGGGGGCAGTTTCCGTAACGGCGCTTTACTGGCAACAGCGGGCTCAATCAGTACCACCCATTCACGATATTACCACTGATATTGATAATCCGCCGGCGTTTTCTGCGATGGTGAGGCTGCGGGCTGATGCTCCAAATCCGCCGGAATATGCCGGGGCCGAAACGGCCGAGATGCAGCGTGAATCCTATCCGGAAATTCAGCCACTCATATTATCACACAACCTGCAGGATGTAATGGATGCCGCCGTGATGCTGGTTATGGATCGGGAGTGGGAACTGGTGGCGATCAATCGTAATCAGGGGCGCATTGAAGCAACAGAAACCGTGGCATGGTTTGGCTTTAAGGATGATGTGGTTCTCCGATTCACTGAAACAACAGAAGGAACCCGTGTCGATATGCGGTCAAAATCCAGGATTGGCCGGGGTGATGTGGGCGTGAATGCCCAGCGGATTGAGGAGTTTTTGGAGGATTTGGAGGAGAGTCTGGAGTAG
- a CDS encoding VOC family protein, whose amino-acid sequence MNIPRFHLAFPVKELEKTLTFYRDILGCKTGRSSDKWIDFDFWGHQIVAHVSPEDAGKSASNEVDGHEVPAKHFGVILEWDEFFELAERLEEHDLDFIIEPYVRFRGKPGEQATMFFLDPSGNALEFKAFRDESQIFAK is encoded by the coding sequence ATGAACATCCCCCGCTTCCACCTCGCTTTTCCCGTTAAAGAACTTGAAAAAACACTCACCTTTTACAGAGATATTTTAGGCTGTAAAACCGGTCGCAGTTCCGATAAATGGATCGATTTTGATTTTTGGGGTCACCAAATAGTGGCGCATGTCAGCCCGGAAGATGCCGGAAAATCGGCTTCGAATGAGGTGGACGGCCACGAAGTCCCGGCAAAACATTTTGGTGTGATTTTAGAATGGGACGAGTTCTTTGAACTGGCCGAACGCCTGGAAGAACACGACCTGGATTTTATCATTGAACCGTACGTTCGGTTCAGAGGAAAACCCGGAGAACAAGCAACCATGTTTTTCTTGGATCCCAGTGGAAATGCGCTGGAGTTCAAAGCGTTTCGGGATGAGTCGCAGATATTTGCGAAGTGA
- a CDS encoding serine hydrolase, which produces MKFFIPLIISLLSLTNGFALQVDSLDDIFEIGTIQSLVIQKEGEIIYEEYRGSIDGDEPTNIKSASKSIISLLIGIAIDKGFIEGVDQPIREFFPEYFKENPDSAKAAITIKDLLTMRSGLETTSFRNYGRWVMSNNWVEFALNQPFVEEPGGKMVYSTGTSHLLSVILTKATGMSTRAFANEYLFEPMDIRIGGWDRDPQGYYMGGNNLAVAPLDLLKIGTMMMNVGEYNGQRIVSKDWVLESVQIYTRSNYNPYNYGYMWWRRPVGKYQLFLCLGEWRAVYHDSTGTGSCGLYHF; this is translated from the coding sequence ATGAAATTTTTTATCCCGCTTATCATCAGCTTGCTTTCGCTCACCAATGGATTTGCTCTCCAAGTGGATTCTCTGGATGATATTTTTGAGATCGGAACTATTCAAAGTCTTGTAATTCAGAAAGAGGGCGAAATTATTTACGAGGAGTATCGCGGTTCAATTGATGGCGATGAACCGACCAATATCAAATCGGCCTCTAAGAGCATCATCTCTTTACTGATTGGAATTGCAATTGACAAGGGGTTTATCGAGGGAGTAGATCAACCCATCAGAGAATTTTTCCCCGAATATTTCAAAGAAAATCCCGATTCGGCCAAAGCTGCTATCACAATTAAAGATCTGCTGACGATGCGCAGCGGGCTCGAAACCACCAGTTTCAGGAATTACGGACGCTGGGTAATGAGCAACAACTGGGTGGAGTTTGCGCTTAATCAGCCTTTTGTAGAAGAACCCGGCGGGAAAATGGTATACAGCACCGGCACCTCTCACCTGCTTTCTGTGATTTTAACCAAAGCCACCGGAATGTCCACAAGAGCCTTTGCCAACGAGTACCTGTTTGAACCGATGGATATCCGAATCGGAGGTTGGGATCGTGATCCCCAGGGATATTATATGGGAGGAAATAATCTTGCTGTAGCCCCGCTTGATCTGTTGAAAATCGGCACGATGATGATGAATGTGGGCGAGTACAACGGGCAGAGAATCGTGTCGAAAGATTGGGTTCTGGAATCGGTACAGATCTATACCCGCAGCAACTATAATCCTTATAACTATGGCTACATGTGGTGGCGCCGGCCGGTGGGCAAATACCAGCTCTTTCTTTGCCTGGGGGAATGGCGGGCAGTATATCATGATTCTACCGGAACTGGAAGCTGTGGTCTCTATCACTTCTGA
- a CDS encoding glycosyltransferase produces MTDTIQLSIILTTHAREKHFSSLLNSILAFEHGKFELIVIDDASDPVTSQAIQKKIAASDNDRVYLFEHEESKGRGACLNEALVQASGTLVWAPLRADRLNESLLKEAIRRFKADPAAFWVLDYKLPEDAVDWIHAAEEGDLPDDSCLVWNRNVIHPEQLFFNPFLDQLHGAELAFRLIESNVWYTTDPFFVVADDQCIHPSHIDTQEFLYTALRLNNESEVRKALLDELLDSESRLKKQTSDDEYLIQSRRLIQQGDAKRALEMINKFLKRNPEHHEGSRIKITALEKLRRHVEAAELKHSLQRKPKEPEEQVDLSLIPEKDESAGDTEQPKSIEHSVVIPTTGHGKEPLELALLHLEKAVDPNSTELIVIDNASIDDTFDYLEQLQHENFLNITVITNTANEGFAKSVNRGIESAKGEYILVMHNDVQLSKNSVDLLKRGFKKSDKTAVTAPVLNTTKVEAQKKELSVDESWPTTERVDSCCFMIKKDLPVRFDEEYQLCYFEMDDFCRQITENGLELIVVRDTVVEHQRGTTIKLMGLELNPELKWMNRERFYKKWGSDRPAELPEEGTHPERFQKLGAPDNPMNPSIEWVETVQDYLTNEVRTEILREEWSDDEFFTIILTLLIADERELLRTLEERIDEMKPDTSLLVLFIHYYFKKNIYSRCKHYMSLAEKNHPIFDLYRLKIFVADKEFGKAIPLLNEMLGEYPSSPELFYLAGDMYEKNDDQGEAKSFFAMASQLDPYRFKNQDSSFELKF; encoded by the coding sequence ATGACTGATACCATTCAACTATCCATCATCTTAACAACTCATGCCAGGGAAAAGCATTTTAGTTCCTTGTTAAACAGCATACTGGCGTTTGAACACGGGAAGTTTGAGCTGATTGTAATTGATGATGCATCGGACCCCGTGACATCCCAGGCGATTCAAAAGAAGATTGCTGCCAGCGATAATGACCGGGTCTATCTTTTTGAACATGAAGAATCGAAAGGACGGGGAGCCTGTCTGAATGAGGCGCTGGTTCAGGCATCCGGTACCCTGGTATGGGCACCGCTGCGGGCTGATCGTTTGAATGAATCATTGTTAAAAGAAGCTATCCGCCGGTTCAAGGCAGATCCCGCTGCGTTTTGGGTGTTAGATTATAAACTTCCCGAAGATGCGGTAGACTGGATTCATGCCGCCGAGGAAGGTGACCTGCCGGACGACAGCTGCCTGGTCTGGAATCGGAATGTAATTCACCCGGAACAGCTTTTTTTTAACCCGTTTTTAGATCAGCTACACGGAGCAGAACTGGCGTTCCGGCTGATTGAAAGTAATGTTTGGTACACCACCGATCCGTTCTTTGTGGTTGCAGATGATCAGTGTATTCATCCTTCACATATTGATACGCAAGAATTTCTATACACTGCGCTCCGCCTGAATAATGAGAGTGAGGTTAGAAAAGCGCTGCTTGATGAGCTTCTGGATTCAGAATCGAGGCTCAAAAAACAAACGTCGGATGATGAATATCTGATCCAGTCCCGCCGACTTATTCAACAGGGAGATGCCAAGCGTGCACTCGAGATGATCAACAAGTTTTTGAAGCGAAATCCGGAGCATCATGAAGGGAGCCGGATCAAAATTACGGCGCTCGAGAAACTTCGTCGCCATGTGGAAGCGGCCGAACTGAAGCATTCTCTGCAGCGGAAACCAAAGGAACCTGAGGAGCAAGTTGATCTTTCATTGATTCCTGAAAAGGATGAATCTGCCGGTGATACAGAACAGCCCAAATCGATTGAACACTCCGTAGTGATTCCTACAACGGGGCACGGAAAAGAGCCGCTCGAACTGGCCCTGCTTCATCTTGAGAAAGCGGTTGATCCAAATTCTACGGAATTGATTGTGATTGACAATGCCAGTATCGATGATACATTTGACTACCTTGAGCAGCTTCAGCATGAGAATTTCCTGAATATTACTGTAATTACAAACACCGCCAACGAGGGATTTGCGAAATCCGTGAATCGGGGAATCGAATCGGCCAAAGGGGAATATATCCTGGTGATGCACAACGATGTGCAGCTATCGAAAAACAGTGTAGATCTGTTGAAACGGGGATTTAAAAAATCAGATAAGACAGCAGTTACTGCCCCTGTTCTGAATACCACTAAAGTAGAGGCTCAGAAGAAAGAGCTGTCAGTGGATGAATCGTGGCCGACCACCGAACGGGTAGACAGTTGCTGTTTTATGATCAAAAAAGATCTGCCGGTTCGTTTTGATGAGGAGTACCAGCTCTGTTATTTCGAAATGGATGATTTTTGCCGGCAGATTACCGAAAACGGATTGGAATTGATTGTGGTTCGGGACACGGTTGTTGAACACCAACGAGGAACAACGATTAAATTGATGGGGCTTGAACTAAATCCCGAATTAAAATGGATGAACCGTGAGCGATTCTACAAAAAATGGGGATCTGACAGACCTGCGGAACTGCCTGAAGAGGGAACCCATCCCGAACGATTCCAGAAACTGGGTGCCCCGGATAACCCGATGAACCCAAGCATTGAATGGGTGGAAACAGTTCAGGATTATCTTACAAATGAAGTTCGCACTGAGATTCTTCGCGAAGAGTGGAGTGATGATGAATTTTTCACCATTATTTTAACTTTACTGATAGCGGATGAACGGGAATTGCTCCGAACACTGGAGGAGCGAATCGATGAGATGAAGCCGGATACATCACTGCTTGTTCTTTTTATTCATTACTACTTCAAGAAAAATATCTACTCGCGCTGTAAACACTATATGAGTTTGGCAGAGAAAAATCATCCGATTTTTGACCTCTATCGTTTAAAAATATTCGTGGCTGACAAAGAGTTCGGCAAAGCCATCCCTCTTCTGAATGAGATGCTTGGCGAGTATCCCTCCAGTCCCGAGCTGTTCTACCTTGCGGGTGATATGTACGAGAAAAATGATGACCAGGGAGAGGCAAAATCGTTCTTTGCGATGGCATCGCAGCTCGATCCCTATCGCTTTAAAAACCAGGATTCATCATTTGAGCTGAAGTTTTGA
- a CDS encoding aminotransferase class V-fold PLP-dependent enzyme yields the protein MNNFEPYLPILQNALKKLDSWRSSYGSFSEEDSRADQLDKIQQIADQLASRLEGNYPFHHPGYAGQMLKPPHPVAWLSYALAMTINPNNHALDGGPPTSAMEKEVIQKMAAMVGYDSNSLGHLTSGGTIANLEALFISREIHPDKAIAASANAHYTHQRMCRVLNCEFIKIPVDHRGLPDLNFIQKNAHRIGTLVVTMGTTGLGLVEPLEEILEVAKHNNIRVHLDAAYGGFFKIIADELPSKKHWSLFSECNSIVIDPHKHGLQPYGCGSVLYKNAEVGKYFKHDSPYTYFTSDDLHLGEISLECSRAGASAAAFWATLELLPLTRSGLGHILSSTIRSGKKFASKIENQDGWKLYQEPDLDIVAYFKEPDQKSISALNTINQEVFDKGMQLGTKGYHLSLFKIPSEIFTKNFPEYRIDANHAIVLRSVFMKKEHEEFVDELVERLISED from the coding sequence TTGAACAATTTTGAACCATATCTGCCGATCCTGCAAAACGCTTTAAAAAAGCTGGACAGCTGGCGGTCATCGTATGGTTCTTTTTCTGAAGAAGATTCCCGTGCCGACCAGCTTGACAAGATTCAGCAGATAGCGGATCAACTCGCATCGCGGCTTGAAGGTAATTACCCGTTTCATCACCCCGGTTATGCCGGGCAGATGCTAAAGCCTCCCCATCCTGTTGCATGGCTTTCGTACGCGCTGGCGATGACCATCAATCCAAATAATCATGCACTGGATGGCGGACCGCCCACTTCGGCGATGGAAAAAGAGGTTATTCAAAAAATGGCAGCTATGGTTGGATATGATTCCAATTCACTCGGGCACCTGACCTCCGGCGGCACAATTGCCAATCTCGAAGCTCTGTTTATTTCCCGCGAAATTCATCCGGATAAAGCGATTGCTGCATCTGCGAACGCACACTACACCCATCAGCGAATGTGCCGGGTTCTCAATTGCGAATTCATCAAAATTCCTGTTGATCATCGCGGATTGCCCGATCTAAATTTTATCCAAAAAAATGCTCACAGGATCGGCACCCTTGTAGTAACCATGGGAACCACAGGACTTGGTTTAGTTGAACCTCTTGAAGAGATTTTAGAAGTAGCCAAACACAACAATATTCGCGTGCATCTGGATGCTGCTTACGGAGGATTTTTTAAAATCATAGCTGATGAGTTACCCTCAAAAAAACATTGGTCCTTGTTTTCTGAATGCAACAGTATTGTAATCGATCCGCATAAACATGGCCTGCAACCGTATGGATGCGGAAGTGTTCTCTACAAAAATGCGGAAGTTGGAAAATACTTCAAGCACGATTCACCCTACACCTATTTCACTTCAGATGATCTCCATCTCGGCGAAATCAGCCTCGAATGTTCCCGTGCAGGAGCCTCTGCCGCAGCATTTTGGGCAACACTGGAGTTGCTGCCTCTCACCAGATCAGGACTTGGACACATTCTCTCATCCACCATCAGATCAGGTAAAAAATTTGCCTCAAAAATTGAAAACCAGGATGGCTGGAAACTTTATCAAGAACCTGACCTGGATATTGTAGCCTACTTCAAAGAACCTGATCAAAAATCGATCAGTGCTTTGAATACGATTAATCAAGAAGTATTTGATAAAGGAATGCAATTGGGCACGAAAGGATATCATCTGAGCCTCTTTAAAATTCCTTCAGAAATCTTTACAAAGAATTTCCCGGAATATAGAATTGACGCCAATCACGCCATAGTACTCCGCAGTGTATTCATGAAAAAGGAACATGAAGAGTTTGTGGATGAGTTGGTTGAGCGGCTTATTAGTGAAGATTGA
- a CDS encoding DUF3078 domain-containing protein, with protein MKRTLYLLSLFTFLITSAVTAQDTISVPDTLRGGKTTWVLGLNGSQASYSNWSQGGTNNIAATGTSTITTLYKNQKFAYGFLLDTRYGKTKIENEGTRKISDRLYLLNRFLYTLNDENPELKLYNNLSFRTQFDKGFNYGAAEDGGDILISKFMAPAYFNQSIGMAWVPSDIFSVEAGLGLKQTYVSDEALSETYGLPEGDQFRSEAGLNFGASLETDLMENMQLSSSVQTFTSFDSAVSSTDIYFSNKIIGRINSYINTNLSLDLVYDDNFSDEIQVAQVLSLGISYSIR; from the coding sequence ATGAAACGAACACTATATCTTTTATCACTATTCACGTTTTTAATTACAAGTGCCGTAACTGCTCAGGATACCATTTCAGTGCCCGACACTCTTCGGGGCGGAAAAACAACATGGGTTTTGGGATTGAACGGTTCCCAGGCTTCCTACTCCAACTGGTCGCAGGGAGGTACAAACAATATAGCCGCAACGGGAACCTCAACAATCACAACACTTTACAAAAATCAGAAATTTGCTTACGGTTTTCTGCTTGACACCCGGTACGGTAAAACAAAGATTGAGAATGAAGGAACACGCAAAATTTCCGATCGGTTGTACTTGCTGAACAGGTTCCTCTACACACTCAACGACGAAAATCCTGAATTAAAATTATATAACAACCTCTCCTTCCGAACGCAGTTTGATAAAGGATTTAATTATGGTGCAGCTGAAGACGGTGGTGATATACTCATTTCGAAATTTATGGCGCCGGCCTATTTCAACCAAAGCATAGGAATGGCCTGGGTACCCAGTGATATTTTTTCTGTGGAAGCGGGACTTGGTTTGAAGCAAACATACGTGAGTGATGAAGCCCTATCTGAAACGTACGGACTCCCTGAAGGAGATCAGTTTCGTTCAGAAGCCGGTTTAAATTTTGGTGCCAGCCTGGAAACAGATTTGATGGAAAATATGCAACTCTCTTCATCCGTCCAGACATTTACCAGTTTTGACAGTGCCGTTAGCAGTACAGATATCTATTTTTCCAACAAGATCATTGGCCGGATCAACAGTTACATCAATACAAACCTGAGCCTGGATCTTGTATATGATGACAACTTCTCTGATGAAATCCAGGTTGCACAAGTTCTTTCGCTCGGAATCTCTTACTCAATTCGGTAA
- a CDS encoding phosphoribosyltransferase family protein, whose product MILLKEKRIRRTIKRISYQILEEAKNQQIALVGLNERGFSLAKEIKSNLEEATGDDITLKQLNSEDESIIEFDSDRVQNCALFMIDDVIFSGGTMFRSIRKVKELSAFEKIFVVVLVDRGHRKYPVHAGIVGLDAPTKLNEQVELRLKNGLPHKVVLIEK is encoded by the coding sequence ATGATTCTTCTTAAAGAAAAACGAATTCGACGTACCATCAAACGGATCTCTTACCAGATTCTTGAGGAGGCCAAAAATCAACAAATTGCCTTGGTTGGGCTAAATGAACGAGGATTCAGTCTTGCCAAAGAGATTAAGAGCAACCTGGAAGAGGCGACCGGTGATGATATAACGCTTAAGCAGCTCAATTCCGAAGATGAATCTATCATTGAGTTTGATTCAGACAGGGTTCAAAACTGTGCTCTCTTTATGATTGATGACGTTATTTTCAGCGGCGGTACCATGTTCAGATCTATCCGAAAGGTGAAGGAACTTTCTGCCTTCGAAAAGATTTTTGTTGTGGTGTTGGTAGACCGCGGACATAGAAAATACCCTGTTCATGCTGGTATTGTTGGTTTAGACGCACCCACTAAACTCAACGAACAGGTAGAACTCCGTCTTAAAAACGGTTTACCCCACAAAGTTGTACTGATTGAAAAGTAA
- a CDS encoding DUF2851 family protein encodes MTNRRPYREELYQWIWHEVEFSCTNLKTTDGKPLKIVDTGSVNHGAGPDFLGAHIKVGRRDWYGSVEIHNKPKEWYRHGHHEDEEFNSVILHVVFEDDSSGKIITEDGHEPFTLVLKPYLTKNIYQLLERKQRSGIACSGNVSFINQQAFQKQVEKAHREYLEYKVEELLAFYDPSLPISTAWQQCLIAGVYQTLGIPSNKSQMKKLAQDLFDKSMLSQDSAEFSKQVTRFAFHSDKKFNWKQNGMRPASRPKPRIKQAAAIHFSIQQIPFQTFFKNELEATWNQILEGVDSACRPGKSRLRLIKQIVFLPAIYFLGDLLQSNRLKQSAFDAWLVPNHHVPPEMKAPFKKAGFTVNHSTNIIGLAHQYKRYCQKKNCHRCEVFKKAIRS; translated from the coding sequence ATGACTAATCGGCGCCCATACCGGGAGGAGCTTTACCAGTGGATTTGGCACGAGGTTGAATTCAGTTGTACAAATTTAAAAACAACCGATGGTAAACCGTTAAAGATTGTAGATACCGGATCAGTGAATCATGGAGCCGGCCCCGATTTTTTGGGGGCTCATATAAAAGTTGGACGGCGGGATTGGTATGGCAGTGTTGAGATTCATAATAAACCAAAAGAATGGTACCGGCATGGCCACCATGAGGATGAAGAGTTCAACAGTGTGATTCTGCATGTAGTATTTGAAGATGATAGTTCCGGGAAGATAATAACTGAAGATGGTCACGAGCCGTTTACATTAGTATTAAAACCCTATCTCACTAAAAATATTTACCAGCTGCTCGAGAGAAAACAACGAAGTGGAATTGCTTGCTCCGGAAATGTTTCATTTATCAACCAGCAGGCTTTTCAGAAACAGGTGGAGAAGGCTCATCGGGAGTATTTGGAATATAAAGTGGAGGAGTTGCTGGCATTTTATGATCCATCACTCCCCATCTCAACGGCTTGGCAGCAATGCCTGATTGCAGGTGTCTATCAAACGTTGGGAATACCATCCAACAAATCCCAAATGAAAAAACTCGCTCAGGATCTGTTTGATAAATCTATGCTCTCTCAGGATTCTGCAGAGTTTTCAAAACAGGTCACCCGGTTTGCCTTCCATTCTGATAAAAAATTTAATTGGAAACAGAATGGAATGAGGCCCGCCAGTCGGCCGAAGCCCAGAATCAAACAAGCGGCGGCCATTCACTTTTCAATTCAACAAATTCCATTTCAAACCTTTTTTAAAAATGAATTGGAAGCAACCTGGAATCAGATTTTGGAAGGGGTTGATTCGGCCTGTCGGCCCGGGAAATCACGCCTTCGTCTAATCAAACAGATTGTTTTTTTGCCGGCAATCTATTTTTTGGGAGATCTGCTGCAATCCAACCGGTTGAAACAATCTGCTTTCGATGCATGGTTAGTGCCCAACCACCATGTGCCGCCAGAGATGAAAGCTCCATTCAAAAAAGCCGGTTTTACTGTAAACCATTCAACGAATATCATCGGGCTGGCACACCAATACAAAAGATATTGCCAAAAAAAGAATTGCCACCGGTGCGAAGTGTTTAAAAAAGCAATTCGTTCTTGA
- a CDS encoding ribose-phosphate pyrophosphokinase — protein MDTPLAIFAGRSNLALSRAIAENYGTDLGEVTIKSFSDGELYVKYEQSIRGEDVFVIQSTPPPGDNIIELLLLLDAAKRASVKRVTAVIPYFGYARQDRKDQPRVSIASKLMANVLVEAGADRILTMDLHASQIQGFFDIPLDHLYASRIFIDYFSKNPIDNLVVVAPDVGSLKMSRAYSKKLGSSLAFIDKRRPKQNVAEVMNIIGEVSGKNVLIVDDLIDTAGTITNAAVALKERGALSVMATSTHPILSGPAYQRIEDSPIDELLVTDTVPLRKPSDKIKVLSVAGIFAEAIERIHTNDTISALFDD, from the coding sequence TTGGATACACCATTAGCCATATTTGCAGGGAGAAGCAACCTGGCACTTTCCCGTGCTATTGCTGAAAATTATGGCACAGATTTGGGAGAGGTAACCATAAAATCCTTTTCTGATGGCGAACTCTATGTGAAGTATGAACAGAGTATTCGCGGTGAGGATGTTTTTGTGATCCAATCCACACCGCCTCCCGGTGATAATATTATTGAATTACTGTTACTGTTGGATGCCGCCAAACGTGCCTCGGTTAAACGGGTTACAGCGGTAATACCTTACTTTGGGTATGCCCGGCAGGATCGGAAAGATCAGCCGCGGGTATCTATCGCCTCGAAGTTGATGGCAAATGTACTTGTGGAAGCGGGTGCCGACCGAATTCTGACGATGGATTTGCATGCATCACAGATTCAGGGGTTTTTTGATATCCCGTTGGATCACTTGTATGCAAGCCGGATTTTTATTGATTATTTTTCAAAAAATCCGATCGACAATTTGGTGGTTGTGGCACCGGATGTTGGAAGTTTGAAAATGTCTCGTGCCTATTCAAAAAAACTGGGATCGAGCCTTGCTTTTATAGACAAGAGGCGTCCCAAGCAGAATGTAGCCGAAGTGATGAATATTATTGGTGAAGTGAGCGGCAAGAATGTGTTAATTGTAGATGATTTGATTGATACTGCCGGAACCATCACCAATGCGGCAGTTGCGTTGAAAGAGCGCGGTGCGTTGAGTGTTATGGCAACATCAACACACCCGATTTTATCCGGGCCGGCGTACCAGCGAATAGAAGATTCTCCAATTGATGAGCTATTGGTAACAGATACGGTTCCGCTTCGAAAACCATCAGATAAAATTAAAGTTTTAAGCGTAGCCGGTATTTTTGCGGAAGCTATTGAGCGTATCCATACTAACGACACGATAAGTGCACTTTTTGATGATTAA